A portion of the Chelmon rostratus isolate fCheRos1 chromosome 15, fCheRos1.pri, whole genome shotgun sequence genome contains these proteins:
- the rsad2 gene encoding radical S-adenosyl methionine domain-containing protein 2 — translation MQVSSVLASPQLLLQLCISTVHYFLSSFFSRVRNWTAGASEGTTSPVTPADSKLDQSKAQHVMTPTSVNYHFTRQCNYKCGFCFHTAKTSFVLPLEEAKRGLQLLQESGMEKINFSGGEPFLHDKGEFLGKLVQFCKQDLQLPSVSIVSNGSMIREKWFQKYGDYLDILAISCDSFDEATNQLIGRAQGRKSHLDNLYKIRDWCQRYTVAFKINSVINTLNVDEDMAENITQLGPVRWKVFQCLLIDGENAGEKALREAERFVISDEQFQEFLDRHSSVSCLVPESNEKMRNSYLILDEYMRFLDCREGRKDPSKSILDVGVKEAIRFSGFDEKMFLKRGGKYVWSKADMKLEW, via the exons ATGCAGGTCTCCTCTGTGCTCGCGTCCccgcagctgctgctgcagctctgcatcagCACCGTGCATTACTTTTTGTCGAGCTTCTTTTCAAGGGTTCGTAACTGGACAGCAGGAGCCTCCGAGGGGACAACCTCCCCTGTCACACCCGCTGACAGCAAACTGGACCAAAGCAAAGCCCAACACGTGATGACCCCGACAAGCGTCAACTATCACTTCACGCGCCAGTGTAATTACAAATGTGGATTTTGCTTCCACACTGCGAAAACGTCCTTCGTCCTGCCTTTAGAGGAAGCCAAGAGGGGACTCCAACTTCTGCAGGAATCAG GCATGGAAAAGATCAACTTCTCTGGAGGAGAGCCTTTCTTGCACGATAAAGGAGAGTTTCTGGGGAAGTTAGTTCAGTTCTGCAAGCAGGACCTCCAGCTCCCGAGTGTCAGCATCGTCAGCAATGGAAGCATGATCAGAGAAAAATGGTTCCAGAAATATG GTGACTATCTGGACATCTTGGCCATCTCTTGTGACAGTTTTGATGAAGCGACCAACCAGCTGATTGGCAGAGCTCAGGGAAGGAAGAGCCACCTTGACAACCTCTACAAGATTCGCGACTGGTGCCAGCGGTACACGGTGGCGTTCAAAATCAACTCAGTCATCAACACCTTGAACGTGGACGAAGACATGGCGGAGAACATCACCCAGCTTGGCCCAGTCCGCTGGAAG GTATTCCAGTGCCTGCTGATTGATGGGGAGAATGCAGGAGAGAAGGCtctgagggaggcagagaggttCGTCATTAGCGACGAGCAGTTTCAGGAGTTTCTGGACAGACACAGCAGCGTCTCCTGCCTTGTTCCAGAGTCCAATGAGAAG ATGAGGAATTCCTACTTGATCCTGGATGAATAC aTGCGTTTCCTGGACTGTCGAGAGGGACGGAAGGACCCGTCCAAGTCCATCCTTGATGTTGGTGTGAAGGAGGCCATTCGCTTCAGTGGCTTCGATGAGAAGATGTTtctgaagagaggagggaaataTGTGTGGAGCAAAGCCGACATGAAGCTGGAGTGGTGa
- the cmpk2 gene encoding UMP-CMP kinase 2, mitochondrial: protein MARRVMPLLGRWPSRVFSVELDGAPCYFSIQEKHRGEEAPRLFAKVRERDRCFSLLVCAGDAIRRAKFYAELKETLLRDLPPGCDVSPMSSFLPNVRDSLIKGFFLKDSSDSPSKSEGLLRDLIRHDPVLVCSYLRGEDGQLWTQHLWSHADGQTMDMSKEYYVVPSEAPEYHPSTLNIINSDVFYSFEEAYEVLKKCGDIIPEATSVMELLPSRAPARRKPDFPVIVVEGLDATGKTTLTESLRDTLGAALLRSPPQCLSPLRARFDQEPPLIRRAFYALGNYITAEQVGQEASKTPVIVDRFWHSTAAYAIATAVSGPMCNLPAEGSEVYRWPSDLLQPSLVVLLTLDPEERKRRLRDRGQGKTEEEQELDHNQLFRLKVEEAYRRINGPACVTVDASPSADQVLQQVQLLIRGKCHL, encoded by the exons ATGGCACGGCGCGTCATGCCTCTCCTCGGCCGATGGCCCTCGcgtgtgttttcagtggagcTGGATGGAGCACCCTGCTACTTCTCCATCCAAGAGAAGCACCGGGGAGAAGAGGCGCCGCGGCTGTTCGCAAAGGTCCGAGAGCGCGACAGGTGTTTCTCACTGCTCGTGTGCGCCGGCGACGCGATCAGACGAGCCAAGTTTTACGCGGAGCTGAAAGAGACGCTGTTGAGAGACTTGCCTCCGGGGTGTGATGTGTCTCCCATGTCGTCGTTTCTGCCTAATGTCAGGGACTCTCTCATCAAGGGTTTCTTTTTAAAAGATAGCTCAGACAGTCCATCCAAGTCGGAAGGACTCCTGCGGGATTTAATAAGGCATGATCCGGTGCTTGTGTGTTCATACCTGAGGGGTGAGGACGGCCAGCTGTGGACTCAGCATCTGTGGTCTCACGCAGACGGCCAAACGATGGACATGTCAAAGGAGTACTATGTGGTGCCCTCAGAAGCGCCAGAATATCACCCATCTACTCTCAACATCATCAACTCTGATGTTTTCTACAGTTTTGAGGAGGCTTATGAAGTTCTGAAAAAG TGCGGTGACATCATCCCAGAGGCGACGTCTGTTATGGAGCTGCTGCCCAGCAGAGCGCCGGCCAGAAGGAAACCAGACTTCCCTGTTATTGTCGTAGAGGGCCTGGATGCCACAG GTAAAACCACTCTGACAGAGTCACTGAGGGATACTCTGGGGGCCGCTCTTCTGCGGTCCCCTCCCCAGTGCCTGTCCCCCTTGAGGGCCCGCTTTGATCAGGAGCCGCCCCTCATCCGCAGGGCCTTCTACGCTCTGGGGAACTACATCACAGCAGAGCAAGTAGGCCAGGAGGCCTCGAAGACACCTGTCATCGTTGACAG GTTCtggcacagcacagcagcttaTGCCATCGCCACAGCAGTCAGCGGTCCAATGTGCAACCTTCCAGCAGAGGGTTCGGAGGTTTACCGCTGGCCCAGTGACCTGCTCCAGCCCAGCCTGGTGGTCTTACTCACCCTGGAccctgaggagaggaagaggcggCTGAGGGACAGAGGTCAAGGAAAGACTGAAGAGGAGCAAGAGCTGGACCACAACCAGCTTTTCAGACTTAA agtGGAGGAGGCTTACCGGAGGATCAACGGCCCAGCTTGCGTCACGGTGGATGCAAGTCCTTCTGCAGACCAAGTGCTCCAACAAGTGCAGCTTTTAATTAGGGGCAAATGCCACTTGTAA